The segment ACGCCAAGACCATAGATTTCGGCGAATTCTTCGGCTTCGGTGGTGGCGGTGCCGGTCATGCCCGACAGCTTGCCATAGAGTCGAAAGTAGTTCTGGAACGTGACCGAGGCCAGCGTGACGTTCTCGGGCTGAATCGCGGCGCCTTCCTTGGCCTCGATCGCCTGATGCAGACCATCTGAGAGGCGGCGACCGGCCATCATCCGGCCGGTGAATTCGTCGATCAACACGACCTCATTGTCGCGGACGATGTAATCTTTGTCTTTCTGGAACAGCTTGTGCGCGCGCAGACCCTGATTGACGTGATGCACCACCGTAGTCGATTCAGGATCATAGAGCGTCTGCCCGTCAGGCAACAGACCGCGCGCGTGTAGCTGTTCTTCGAGAAACTCGTTGCCTTCGTCCGTGTAGGTGACGTTGCGGGTCTTTTCGTCCAGCGTGAAGTGTTCTTCGGTCAGGTCCGGGATCAGCTTGTCGATGGCGACATACAGATCGGACCGGTCCTGTGACGGACCCGAGATGATCAGCGGCGTGCGCGCCTCGTCGATCAAGATGCTGTCAACCTCGTCCACAATCGCAAAATTGTGGTCGCGCTGGTACATCTGCTCAAGTTCGGATTTCATGTTGTCGCGCAGGTAGTCAAAACCGAGTTCGTTGTTCGTGGCATAGGTGATGTCGCTGGCGTAGGCGACTTTCTTCTCGTCCTCGGGCTGGCGGGGGTAGACCACACCAGTCGTCATGCCGAGAAAGCCAAAGACGTTGCCCATCCATTCGGCATCGCGGCGCGCGAGATAGTCGTTGACCGTAACGATGTGCACGCCTTTGCCGGTCAGCGCATTCAGATAGGCTGGAAAGGTTGCGACCAGCGTCTTGCCCTCACCGGTCTTCATCTCGGAAATATTGCCCTGGTGCAGGAAAATGCCGCCCATCAACTGGGTGTCAAAGGCCCGCAGACCCAGCGCCCGCAGCGCGCCTTCGCGGCAATTGGCAAAGGCTTCGGGCAGGATGTGGTCCAGGCTCTCGCCGCCCTCGATGCGTTTCCGGAACTCGTCGGTCTTGGCTCGCAGCCCGGCGTCGTCGAGTTTCTGGAACTCAGGTTCCAGCGCGTTGATCTGTTCGACCAGCGGGCGCGTCGCCTTTACCTTGCGGTCATTCGGGGTTCCGAACACCTTGCGCGCGATTTTTCCGATACCCAGCATGGCCCTACTTTCGTGGTTTGACATCATCGTGTGCGGCATCTGCTTGCCCGCCCCGCACACAGCCCATATGAAACAGGGGAACGACCGGCCCGTAGGCGCCCACAGGGCGATGTAAGGGGCGACCTTAGAACTGTCAACGTCGCCCGCAATTGTGGCGGCAAAGGAAGGACCTACCCGATGTCGAAACTTGCCATGAATCTGTCAGCTGCGGTGATCGCTCTGGTTGTAGCCCTGCCCGTGCAGGCGCAGGATACACCAGATGCCGGAACTGTCGTGGCGACGGTCAACGGGACCGAAATCACCCTGGGCCATATGCTGATGGTGCGTGCTGGTCTGCCCGAGCAATACCAGCAACTGCCCACAGATGTGTTGTGGGATGGAATCATGAACCAACTGGTCCAGCAAGAAGTGCTGAGCCAATCCGACGACGCTAAGGAGACGTTCCGCGTCCGCGTCGCGATCGAGAACGAGCGCCGCGCGCTGCTCGCCTCCGAAGCGCTGGCGGCTCTGGCACAGCAGCCCGTGAGCGATGAGGCCCTGCAGGCCGCCTACGAGGCGAAATATGCGTCGGCTGACATGGGCAAGGAATTCAACGCCTCGCATATTCTGGTCGAAACCGAAGAAGAGGCTGCTGCCCTAGTGGCTGAGCTCGAGGGCGGTGCGGACTTTGCCGAGCTGGCCAAAGAGAAATCCACCGGCCCCTCGGGTCCCAACGGCGGCGAACTGGGTTGGTTTGGCCCCGGCATGATGGTGGCACCGTTTCAGGCCGCAGTCGAAAAGATGGAGATCGGCGCGGTCTCTGCCCCGGTGGAAACCCAGTTCGGCTGGCATGTCATCAAGCTGAACGAGTCCCGCGAAATGGATGCCCCCACGCTTGATTCGGTGAGGGATGAGTTGACCGGAGAAGTGCAGCAGCAGGTGGTGGCCGATCTGATCACGTCGCTGACCGAAGAGGCAACCGTGACGCAGTTGGCCAAGGACGAAATCGATACCAACGTCCTGCAAAACCTCGACCTTCTGGAGAACTGAAACTTGGCCAAGATCACGTCGAAGTCGCCGCTGGCGCCTGACTCATTTCCCGATCTGCCGGTGATCAAGGGCGTTCGGTTCGCTTCAGTTGCGGCGGGTGTGCGATATGCCGGGCGACGCGACGTGATGTTGGTACATCTGGTGCCGGGCTCGACCGTGGCAGGGGTGTTCACGCGCTCGGCGACACGGTCGGCACCGGTATTGGATTGTCAGGCCAAGATCGGCACCGACAGCCCGGATGGCGCGGCGATCATCGTCAATTCGGGCAATTCCAACGCCTTTACCGGACGCAACGGGATCGAAGCGACGCAGGCCGTGACCTCTGCGGTGGCGATGGCCATGGATCTGCCCGAAGGGCGGGTGTTTTCCTCGTCCACCGGCGTGATCGGTGAGCCGCTGCCGCATGGCCGGATCACCGCCAAGATTGACGAACTGGTGGCAGGGCTGGACGCCGATGGTATCAGCGACGCCGCTCAGGCCATCATGACCACCGACACCTTTGCCAAGGGCGCCAGCGCCGATGTCGATCTGCCCGGCGGACGCGTCAGGATCGCGGGTATCGCCAAAGGGTCGGGCATGATCGCGCCGGATATGGCGACGATGCTGGTTTACATCTTCACCGACGCCGCGATACCCCGCGCCGACTTGCAGGCGATGGTCAGTGGCATCAAC is part of the Puniceibacterium sp. IMCC21224 genome and harbors:
- a CDS encoding peptidylprolyl isomerase, coding for MSKLAMNLSAAVIALVVALPVQAQDTPDAGTVVATVNGTEITLGHMLMVRAGLPEQYQQLPTDVLWDGIMNQLVQQEVLSQSDDAKETFRVRVAIENERRALLASEALAALAQQPVSDEALQAAYEAKYASADMGKEFNASHILVETEEEAAALVAELEGGADFAELAKEKSTGPSGPNGGELGWFGPGMMVAPFQAAVEKMEIGAVSAPVETQFGWHVIKLNESREMDAPTLDSVRDELTGEVQQQVVADLITSLTEEATVTQLAKDEIDTNVLQNLDLLEN
- the argJ gene encoding bifunctional glutamate N-acetyltransferase/amino-acid acetyltransferase ArgJ, whose protein sequence is MAKITSKSPLAPDSFPDLPVIKGVRFASVAAGVRYAGRRDVMLVHLVPGSTVAGVFTRSATRSAPVLDCQAKIGTDSPDGAAIIVNSGNSNAFTGRNGIEATQAVTSAVAMAMDLPEGRVFSSSTGVIGEPLPHGRITAKIDELVAGLDADGISDAAQAIMTTDTFAKGASADVDLPGGRVRIAGIAKGSGMIAPDMATMLVYIFTDAAIPRADLQAMVSGINDRTFNCITVDSDTSTSDTLLMGATGASGVAVTKNDAAFSEALHGVMLDLAHQVVRDGEGATKFVTVNVRSAASDVDARTHALSIANSPLVKTALAGEDPNWGRIVMAIGKSGAAADRDLLTIRFGGVLVAEKGWVSPDYSEALGAAHMKQADITINVDLGLGQGAATVWTCDLTHGYISINADYRS